GCGTCGCATATCAAGATCAATAGCTGTGTATAACCAGTATATAAGATACCAAATTCTGTCAAAGTGATTGTCTTTTATCACATTACGGAAGACTAGATTCATGGTAAGGGTAACAATAGGACATATACATTTATGACTATGATGTATAACTGCGCGTCGAAACGTCCAAAGACGTTATGTTTATTGTCTCACACAGGACGTTTGGCGGAATTTACCTAACGAATAACCTACAATTGTCCAAGTTAGCCTCTGTATACATAACAATTTCCTAGTATATTGAACCGAAATACATTAACAATGACATTTACATAGTAAGTGCATTTAAAGTCGCATACGGTCAACTCATACAGGATTATAAAGTAAACATTCTAGTTTAACACGACAAGGTTTAGTGACGGAAGGCAGTTACTTACAAGGTAGAAGTAATTAGGAACGGGCATCTATTGACGGACACAACGTGGTTGATGGTTGAATTCACAAGGATAGTAAGCTgctaaagtatataaaaatgttaatttacgaCCATTAAACCACATATTCaggaaatttgttttaaacacaATGATATAAGCTCACGACTATAATGCCGAGGTAGACAGAGTCGTAGCTAGGGTGCGTTTCCcagattataattttcattcgTTTATGAAGTACGGGGCGGGTGTACCGCAAAATCGTGCTATTATTGTGATACCGAgtctttcatttaaatttaaaattcggaGAGTCCAGCCTCCAGGCTGCATTAGAGCAATTTGCAATAGAGCCGAGTAaagctaataatattatgatttgttttatttatattattgaagttTTTAAACATAAGTCAAAGGCATTGTTGATCGATGAATATCTGTGTTGAAAGTCGGGTATCGCTATTTATTATGTAGCTGTACTGTTGCTATGGGcctatgattttaaaattcaaagaaaatacCATATAATTTCTTTACGCGGAAGCCAATTATTTGATACATAACATTAAATTCGTATGAGGCCTAAAGAACTTGTATAAACTGattttttacgataaaattattattgtttttgcgcagttgaattaattatttaataaagacaGATATAGCGATGGAACAAAAgagtttgttatttaaaactagtttCCAGCTTTGGTTTAGAAATGTATTGTCTCATGGATCACGAACTTGATCTATTGTATACAATCTAGGTCAGATCAAGATACATGTAGGAGTTAAacgttaatatattaaactaaatttggCAATCTTGCTTCATTTGGGCAGTATTAAACTCGTTTTAAAAGTTTCtgttaatatttatctatataattatatcctGTGGTCGTTGTTTAATAACTTCCCACACTTTTTGGTGTTACGTTTCGAACTACCTAGACTGTAAGGCGTGAGAAATTTCTCACTGCAATGCCAATGCAATTTTAAGATGGTTGCTCGCACAAGAAAGGACTTTCTAGGGAAGAAAGTCGCATTTGtattttttcgagataaaaatatctagcctatatgttaatccggACTATGACTATAAGTGTACCATATTTcctctaaatccgttcagcggttatgtgtttacttctaatcAAGTATCTGCAGAAAgatttgcatttatattccCAGCTTTTGCTGTAGTATTCAcccgtgtgaaagagttttcgtTTGCCGTGATAAAAGTAAACGTTGTCTTTCCATgtgtctcaaattatctccataccgaattttatagaaatctgTTAAATtcttgagtttatcgcgttcacgCACAGACACGGtaggggtctttgttttatataatatgaggATGTAACTCCTCGTTGTTAGAACAGAGAAGACTGGTTTAACCAGTAACTACAATGTAAAGCAACATTGTTATAATGTATCAGTTTGTAATACACTGGTTTGAAACTCAGGTATTATAACTTGATACAGGTCAATGACAAACTAGCGGATGATTGGCGAGAGGGCTTTACGATCAAAGATGTTTACGTGTCCTTATGTTAATGGTGAAGGTTTATACTAAAGTTCGGAACgactttatattttgttcttttaattTACGTCATTGGTTGCCTGTAATGACgcaaataagtttatattttgaaagatttgttatttttaactagacttcaagacactgtgagctcattctgcgtagatcggaccaacaacagctaaaatttttataattgtaaaatgtcggtagatattgtaattttgattttgcggataatcaacacctcagtccccccgtgtacgaaggctgcagttttcgaaacgtcgggagaaaactaaaacattaaaaccgcgatataatccgaaaaatagtttaattttaatgtgtaacgtaaacataaaaatcatgatGTTTAACTGTGTAATatatttctcaattttttttatcgtgagACAGAAAAGTGACTATTATGTGCGTGATGTATTGTGGTCCATTTTTGACCTTAGTAAAGAAAAATTTCAACATGTTCAATTCATTTTCAATTTGCCACAATATTCCCCCATACACACATTGCAGATTCGGGGTAGACGTGATTAGACGTTGTGTTGCCAACTTTCATGTTTCTGGCACAAGGGCAAGTAccttataggttttgattcgACTGCAAAATCGAAAAATCGGTAAACTTCCATATCATTTAATTACCTTGACtaacaagtttgatttttcacagctgaaagagaccgtaggccgagtattttatataaattccaatTTGATATCTCTACGAGTTCCTGAAGAAAAGGGTCTTGATAGAGACGGGCAACAAAGTGAATCTATGTAGGGTAGGATCCGGGATCAACttctgtatatccggttcgaataggcctgcataattgtggcgactggcgaggcgtaatcatctctcgtcagtcgacatcctattggaccccaaCTCACTTACTATCGGGTGTAGTGGGTCACTTTGAGTGCCCGTATAAAAACACCGTCTTAACTAAATTAATCATACGGCAAGTTCAAAGGAAATCTCATCTGCCACAACTATCTTgcataatacttaaaaaaagtgattgtgttataaatatttattactcgaTTAGTATCGGATTCGGATGTCTCAAGATAAAGAATTACTgttatgtcctggattaaaaaACTTTATGACTTCCTAGGAATTGCATTCGTGTCAACACAACGACTAAACGTAATACTATACTTTCATCTGCATATTATAAACtatggattttaataataaacagttGTAATCAGTGATTAACCTAaatagtgtgtcgcgttccgggatcaacctgtgtatatccggttccagctGGCCTGCATGATtgtttcgactgccgaggggtcgGGGATCATagcccgtcagtcgacatttgattggacccaactccacttaccattaggtgtagtacctagtataaaaaaataacgttcaTTGACCGTAAGGATTTTACTTAGGCAAATGTGTGAATATATCGACATGAAAATGCCACAATGAGGTTTTATTAAGTGATACTGTCGGATATGCGATGCCTTTCCGAAAATCCCTTTATTTTCTCCGGAGGTTTATTAATACTGGAACGGCTTAGTGCCATTACTGCACTTGGTAAgcagagtggggtccagataaaGTGTCCCTTTGACCAAATTACGCCGCCCTGTTCGTAATTAAATAtgcacagactgatcccggaacgcgtcgCTACGTGGGACCCTATAGAGAGATTTACGTGTTCCTTAATGTCAAGATTAACTGCACTACGACACGTGTAAGCGTGGGCGATGCaattagcaaaatatattatgcatggaCTAAGAGCTTTGATCTAGCTCTGCCGTGCCCCTCTGCGTGAGGCCGTTTCAATACGTTACTAATTGGACAAACACTAATTGAATAGGTTCACGCTTTGTGCTATTCCATAAAccatattaatatgtaataggAACAATTACGTACTTTAATTAATGTTGATTTGATATGATCAAAGCGTAGTTGGAACGCTTCGTGCTTTGTAGAGGATGTGCTGGAGGGCAATGGCCCCACGAACCATCTCATTCTCATAGAGTTCtctcaatttatataataattatagataaaatattcaataagcaTTTGTAGTCTATAGGAATAAAGAATGCACTCTCCAGCTTTTTTCTATTGTGTAGTTTATTGGACTAGCAGAGAATTTCGTGTTACCTTCAGCGTAGTCTGTTGGCATAGATGATTGTCTTGAAAACAACTAGCAAGTACACACAATTAAATCTTCGATCTGTTTAGTGTTAAAGTATATCATGAACAAGTATATATAGACTTTTTGTATTACATTCTGTTTCAAATTCGACTAACCTCCAGTTCTaagttaaagttaaattaaaccCATGAACAGGTTTCGGATTTGATCGGAAGATAGAAAGCCACATtcgattttgatgatttaatTTTCCATTACCGTAACACGATTACTGCCGGCATATCGAACAAAATTAGAAGCAAATAATATAGTGCACGGAGTttcatttattagtatttttgttacTCTGTGGTAACAAATTATAGGTTATCCAAAATTAGTTTGCAATGtgcataataaacatttatttacgaTGTTGTTTATAACTTTGAAGCGTCATTAATGtttgcaatatttcaataattatattgcaaTCATTCTTTATGGTATCTATCTCCTGTTTTGATTATCGATTTCTTCTCAGAACTGAAAAGCAATCGATTCGATGTATATGACCTTTAGTGGATAATATTTGGTTTCGATAATTTTGTCTATTGTGTAAGGAATATTTTACTTTAGCTAGCAATTGATTGTAGTACATTTAAATTTCCTtgcatattatacttaatacgtAACTAATAAACTATTgcgtaatattattaagtatccATAGcagtaattttagttttaagcaACGAGACGAGACTTGCAAACCTATTCTTAACTATTGTTTTACGAATTATACCTAGATAAAGCATAaaccttggtggcgtagttgtattacgtgcgcggtacgacaccgctcaGATGTCCTGAGTTGgaatcctgggtcgggaaaAATGATATTAGGTGTTCTGTTCAGtattagtccggagtctggtatttgcgctcgatatggcgataggttcgtaccctattacatcatggggtGGAACACACAACCGAAAATTGGGTGACTCGATTGCACTCCCGCCTAACCCTTTAGGTGTAGGAGGTGTGATGATGTGAGTTTGTTTTaaaagagataaaaataattccgcTGCAAAatgcttaaaatttataaagtagTACTAACCCGGTTATACCGGCCTCATCGATATAACCACTGTAAGTAAGCTATTTACAGgagatattattaaaagattGTTTATATTCTGAGGATTCTGAACTATTTAAATGTTGACCTTATGTTGAATAGTACCTACATTTAGGTCGGAGCCAAAATGTCATTTTGAATACCTACGTATTTACGCATAACAGATATAGGCCATCTATTTTActctgtttgttttttttaactgcaCTTTTATatgggaaatattattttccatagtTATAATTGATCGTGTTGAGTtttctcaaaaataatttacctgACACAGGCAGAAGATACCTCtcctaacattgtgccaaaaatgatCCATGATTAAGGAATATTTTCGTCAATAAtcccggttttagttttttgattttttgatctATTAGAAGTATTAGTGGTTTAGTGGGAATATGTTAAGTCCATAAGTCTATTTCGGACTGTAAGCGCCGTAATTCTCTTTCACTATTAGATATTATTGATAGTGGAATTAAAGCgtataaacgaataaaaatattttcttaaatatgcCTACAATTTTGTATGTTACATTTACGgtagagtaacttattgtaaagtgttacttTCTAGTAGACGAGTGCGTTGCTTTATTTACTGTATTATAAGGGCGAATACTGTTCATTTCAGAGCGGGGTGAATGTACACCACACCGGATGGACGATGAGTTTCTGGTGAAGTTTCTTCGTGCGCGAAACTTTATACCACAAAGAGCTCATAGGTTGGTAAGTGTACCTTGTTTATTAATCAAAGTGAATTAATAGCACAGAATACGCCTCTACATTTTTACTAAGTATTTTAGTAGGTGTAAATTTTTATACACCCGATGAAGTGAGGAAAATCGCtcttaaatctataaaaaagaataattaataccaAGAATGATATCTTATATAATGATACGTTTataatgcctcggtggcgtagttatattacaatacaattgcGGTGCTGGGGTTCGATGTCCAGGTCGGACAAAGTCATATTGGCTTGTTCTACGCAGTAtctgcccggagtctgaaatttgtaccgatatggcgataggcctgcctcctatcacatcgtAAGGCGAAATATTTACGGCGAAAATTTGTTGcatcagttgcgtctctgcgcactccttcggagataaaggcgttctctctctctctctgtgtgtgtgtgtgtgtttaaacTTATTACAGTAGCGTTGCTTCCTATAGAGGGGCCCTATACCTAAATTTGTTAGAGGCCCTTCaaggcagtgcgaacttttaggcttgcttagtttaatgtaggtattggccaagaggggccccaaagcTTGGGGGCACCGCAGCACTGATACGGTGTATCAGTGCTGCGGTGTATCAACATACTCAATACATAATAACAAGAGTCACTgaagtttttatcaaaataagattttttaatccattttttgtgattataataaaaatttcaataaatcgaTCAATTATGTTTTTGCAGCTCGTAAACTACTATCAGTTTAAAGAGGAGAATCCGGAGCTTTTTGACAACGTATACCCTTTGGATCTTCAAGGCATTGGCGATGCGAACATTATAGCCGTGCCCCCCTATCGAGGGCAGGACGGTCGGCGGCTTATAATATACAGAATAGGTGGGATTACATTTgttaattagataataattgGTAACAAAACTATACTAAAGTTATTTCGTTTGCTGgaaactatattaattttaatagttttaacaaGTTAAATCTTAAAAAGCGGAGATAAACTGTAATACAAtcaattaattcattattaagTTGAGAGTGTCATATTTCATTAGTCAgaggaattattattttaattaaattcaaaaatattgcaAAGACCCCTtcccttttttaaatttttacacacGATTAGAGATGGAAATAGATaatgcgataaaaaaaaataggaatttGCAATCTCATTACTACTCgtagtagttattatattatcaaccctgtattatatactgtcccactgctggacacgagcctcctctactactgagagggattaggccttaatccaccacgctggcctagtgcggattggtacactcaggtatgcaggtttcctcacgatgttttccttcatcgttaaagcaagcgataattcacaaagaatacacacataatcttagaaaagtcagaggtgtgtgcccttgggatttgatcctgcggacatACGTCGCGGCAATCCGTtgcacatccaactaggctatcgccgcctcgTAATAgttattgaatgaaattaattttacaggtCAGTGGGATCCGAAAACAATTCCAATTGAAGACATGTTTAAAGCTACTATCCTAGCCCTAGAGCTGGGTATGATGGAACAGCGCACCCAGATCCTCGGCGGAGTAGCGCTATTCGACCTGGAGAACATCGGCACTCAGCACGCGTGGCAATGCACTCCGTCCATTGCCGCGAAAATTGATAAGATTTTAGTTGTAAGTATCAATCAATCGTATGGAAATTATCGTAAGAGTAATtattgggcattatgagacgtaacaactcatgtctcagggtgacgagggCAGTGGGGCGCCACGCagtacttcgtaattcaaagttttgtatggtgttgctactgtttacgggcaACAGTAACATGCAACGgttttatcgcttaccattaggcgagcGGCACGATCGTCACGACAATTAGTtgcattaaaacaattaaagttatacttaaattcattttatttagagTGTAAATCAactgatttgtttttatacaatttatttaatttactcaaAATTCCAAGATAGAAGTGTTTCCATAGTGCTTTAAGCTAAATCTTAGATGTAAGTTAAGTACAAATATCTTTTACGCCTCagatttaattagttttaattaattaccctGGATATACATTGTGGAAAGAAAGTGTCGCGTTCCTGATAGTGAATTAAACTCGTTAATTAACGTTCTTACTGAATTATCATTATGCAGTATACACATTTTATGTTCAATGTCCGTTACAACTTAACaacaatttcttaaaataaaaattggtttTACACTTGTTTAGTTTcgaatatctacataaaatataatagtaattatcattgttatattttgtgaatgcgtcgataatatttttttctgatgaACGGCCCCGAACGTCAGAAACCTACGTATTGTAAACTTCGGGTTTCGGATGACGTtaataactaacaaataaaaagaaaattgtcttttataaaaaaagaaaaatccatattttttattacataagcgTAAAGGAAATATAAGTTTATGTTAACTTTACTTGCAAAAAATAggccaaataaaa
This window of the Manduca sexta isolate Smith_Timp_Sample1 unplaced genomic scaffold, JHU_Msex_v1.0 HiC_scaffold_3179, whole genome shotgun sequence genome carries:
- the LOC119192793 gene encoding alpha-tocopherol transfer protein-like, which produces MDDEFLVKFLRARNFIPQRAHRLLVNYYQFKEENPELFDNVYPLDLQGIGDANIIAVPPYRGQDGRRLIIYRIGQWDPKTIPIEDMFKATILALELGMMEQRTQILGGVALFDLENIGTQHAWQCTPSIAAKIDKILVSCYPANTHAIHVINHTWLFDKMYNIFKPFLNNVMNSKIYFHGNDMTSLHKHIHRDHLPERYGGIWPDYPYTIWFESLRKNYHVAKEMVACGYKFREEEISADVVRKLKEDGIQLS